From the Microbacterium sp. W4I4 genome, one window contains:
- a CDS encoding DUF3039 domain-containing protein yields MSTPLDSPDQGGVATLDRELEELLREENLEPGDHERFSHYVKKDKILESAITGKPVRALCGKKWTPGRDPEKFPICPTCKEIYEKMVG; encoded by the coding sequence ATGAGTACTCCGCTGGACAGCCCCGATCAGGGTGGCGTGGCAACACTTGATCGCGAACTCGAAGAGCTTCTCCGCGAGGAGAACCTCGAGCCCGGCGACCATGAGCGCTTCTCGCATTACGTCAAGAAGGACAAGATCCTCGAGTCGGCCATCACCGGCAAGCCGGTGCGCGCCCTCTGCGGCAAGAAGTGGACTCCGGGGCGCGACCCCGAGAAGTTCCCGATCTGCCCGACGTGCAAGGAGATCTACGAGAAGATGGTCGGCTAG
- a CDS encoding nicotinate phosphoribosyltransferase has protein sequence MSSAFLTDRYELTMLAASLSDGTASRPSVFELFSRRLSGGRRFGVVAGTGRLLSLLRDFHFGDEELRFLRDHDVVDAAAVKYLEHYRFTGSIRGYREGELYFPGSPVLTVEGSFADAVVLETLALSVLNHDSAVATAASRMSIAAGERPLAEMGSRRAAEQSAVAAARAAYIAGFGATSNLEAGRRWGIPTMGTAAHSWTLLHDTEEAAFRTQIDNLGVGTTLLVDTYDIRTGVETAVRVAGTGLGGVRLDSGDLPIVAAEVRAQLDELGATGTKITVTSDLDEYAIAALAASPVDFYGVGTSVVTGSGYPTAGMVYKLVARQDADGGWVAVAKASTDKGSKGGRKAAFRSLQDGVATAETIMVADGFEQLDTASDHPEGRALQVLLVDAGEIDSAYEGPAGTASAREHHLRVREELPVRALALSKSDPAIPTVFVDAD, from the coding sequence ATGAGCTCCGCGTTCCTCACCGACCGCTACGAACTGACCATGCTCGCCGCCTCGCTCAGCGATGGCACGGCGAGCAGGCCCTCCGTCTTCGAGTTGTTCTCACGGCGACTCTCCGGCGGGCGCCGCTTCGGCGTCGTCGCCGGGACGGGGCGCCTGCTGTCGCTGCTGCGCGACTTCCACTTCGGCGACGAAGAGCTGCGGTTCCTGCGTGATCACGACGTGGTGGATGCGGCCGCAGTGAAGTATCTGGAGCACTATCGGTTCACCGGCAGCATCCGCGGCTATCGCGAGGGCGAGCTGTACTTCCCCGGTTCCCCGGTCCTGACCGTCGAGGGATCGTTCGCGGATGCCGTGGTGCTGGAGACCCTGGCGCTGAGCGTGCTCAATCACGACTCCGCGGTCGCCACCGCGGCTTCGCGGATGAGTATCGCCGCCGGGGAGCGTCCGCTGGCAGAGATGGGCTCGCGCCGCGCCGCCGAGCAGTCCGCCGTGGCCGCCGCGCGCGCCGCCTACATCGCCGGGTTCGGCGCCACGAGCAACCTCGAGGCCGGCCGGCGGTGGGGCATCCCCACCATGGGCACCGCCGCGCATTCCTGGACGCTGCTGCACGACACTGAGGAGGCCGCGTTCCGCACGCAGATCGACAACCTCGGTGTGGGCACCACCCTGCTCGTGGACACCTACGACATCCGCACCGGCGTCGAGACCGCCGTCCGCGTGGCGGGCACCGGGCTGGGTGGCGTGCGCCTGGACTCCGGCGATCTTCCGATCGTCGCGGCCGAGGTCCGCGCACAGCTCGACGAACTGGGCGCAACCGGGACCAAGATCACCGTCACGAGCGACCTCGACGAGTACGCGATCGCCGCTCTGGCAGCATCACCGGTCGACTTCTACGGGGTCGGCACCTCGGTCGTCACTGGCTCCGGCTACCCCACCGCCGGCATGGTCTACAAGCTCGTGGCGCGTCAGGATGCCGACGGCGGCTGGGTCGCCGTCGCGAAGGCATCCACCGACAAGGGCTCCAAGGGTGGGCGCAAGGCTGCCTTCCGCTCCCTGCAGGACGGCGTGGCGACTGCCGAGACCATCATGGTCGCCGACGGCTTCGAGCAGTTGGACACCGCCTCCGATCACCCGGAGGGACGGGCGCTGCAGGTCCTGCTCGTCGACGCCGGCGAGATCGACTCCGCATACGAGGGTCCGGCCGGAACGGCATCAGCTCGCGAGCATCACCTGCGGGTTCGCGAGGAACTTCCCGTGCGGGCGCTCGCGCTCAGCAAGTCGGACCCGGCGATCCCGACGGTGTTTGTCGACGCGGACTGA